A stretch of the Candidatus Aegiribacteria sp. genome encodes the following:
- a CDS encoding phosphatidylglycerophosphatase A: MKNLARYTGTAIATVFGAGYLPVAPGTAGSLISALLFFLIPSGNSFHLLVLAVILPVGYWSGSIGQRLWGDDPSRVVIDEFAGCWIACLAVPVSWGIAGITVAFILFRLFDILKPWPVSVFDEMKSPAGILLDDVAAGVLSAVIIIIGNQIYGII; this comes from the coding sequence GTGAAGAACCTGGCACGGTATACCGGAACAGCTATTGCGACAGTCTTTGGAGCGGGGTATTTGCCGGTTGCTCCCGGAACTGCCGGAAGTCTGATATCCGCATTGCTGTTCTTTTTGATCCCTTCTGGAAATTCATTCCATTTACTTGTTCTCGCAGTTATTCTTCCAGTTGGATACTGGAGCGGTTCAATCGGTCAGAGATTATGGGGCGATGATCCCTCGCGGGTGGTGATCGATGAATTTGCAGGGTGCTGGATTGCATGCCTTGCAGTTCCTGTTTCATGGGGTATTGCGGGAATTACCGTTGCATTCATCCTATTTCGATTGTTTGATATTTTGAAGCCATGGCCGGTATCAGTTTTTGACGAAATGAAATCTCCTGCTGGAATACTGCTTGATGATGTTGCTGCCGGTGTACTGTCAGCGGTTATCATCATTATTGGAAATCAAATCTATGGAATTATCTGA
- a CDS encoding CinA family protein — MMLLPVYCQRLSSLLEIKSMELSDRILVRKIGAILRRNEQTLSVAESCTGGLLGMLLTSEPGSSKWFTGGVIAYSDRIKTDLLGVPTAMIQEFGAVSNEVVTVMAGGIRSLTGTDYSISISGIAGPAGGTREKPVGTVCMAVDRDGSCTAEMKHFPHSRSQSREVVRKASASYLLSMLYSRLREDGK; from the coding sequence ATGATGTTGCTGCCGGTGTACTGTCAGCGGTTATCATCATTATTGGAAATCAAATCTATGGAATTATCTGACAGGATTCTGGTCAGGAAGATCGGTGCGATTCTGCGGCGGAATGAACAAACTCTTTCAGTTGCTGAATCCTGCACAGGAGGACTCCTGGGAATGTTGCTTACTTCCGAACCCGGTTCATCAAAATGGTTCACAGGCGGAGTCATAGCTTATTCGGACAGGATAAAAACAGATTTGCTCGGTGTGCCGACAGCAATGATTCAGGAGTTTGGCGCAGTAAGCAATGAAGTGGTTACTGTCATGGCCGGTGGTATACGAAGTCTTACCGGAACTGACTACTCGATTTCCATTTCAGGAATCGCCGGTCCAGCAGGCGGAACACGCGAAAAGCCGGTTGGAACTGTCTGCATGGCAGTCGACAGAGACGGATCCTGTACAGCCGAGATGAAGCATTTTCCCCATTCCCGTTCACAATCGAGAGAAGTGGTCAGAAAAGCATCGGCAAGCTATCTTCTTTCGATGTTGTATTCGAGATTACGAGAAGATGGAAAATGA
- the thpR gene encoding RNA 2',3'-cyclic phosphodiesterase: protein MRIFVALELPEHIIREIHGWQEQLVYLHPSLKWVKPEHMHLTLRFFGDIKRDRILEVEKLLSSRQMGLLEFTLDKLGSFCGKDQLPFVYWLGGSFPSAVSHMAEDLGGIPDDRGRTNSKKYLPHITIARRKKSSASPQLPEPPVLQGIFHEAVIFNSRLTPAGPEYSRLKRFDLHLAER, encoded by the coding sequence ATGAGGATATTCGTAGCACTTGAGCTGCCGGAACACATTATCAGGGAAATTCACGGATGGCAGGAACAATTAGTATATCTTCACCCCTCACTCAAATGGGTCAAACCTGAGCACATGCACTTGACTCTAAGATTCTTTGGAGACATAAAAAGAGATAGAATACTCGAAGTTGAGAAACTGCTGTCTTCCAGACAAATGGGGCTGCTGGAATTCACACTTGATAAACTTGGATCTTTTTGTGGTAAGGATCAACTTCCATTCGTATACTGGCTTGGAGGAAGTTTCCCATCCGCAGTCTCGCATATGGCGGAAGATCTCGGGGGAATCCCGGATGATCGCGGCAGGACTAACAGTAAAAAATATCTTCCGCATATAACGATTGCCAGACGAAAAAAGTCATCCGCATCGCCGCAACTTCCGGAACCACCGGTACTGCAGGGTATATTTCATGAAGCGGTTATATTTAACAGCAGACTGACTCCGGCTGGACCGGAGTACAGCAGGTTGAAAAGATTCGATCTTCATTTAGCAGAAAGGTAG